One window of Luteolibacter sp. Y139 genomic DNA carries:
- a CDS encoding lamin tail domain-containing protein — translation MNLVRSRVSRSVAVGSVSVLLFGFSVAMAVTPATIYQIKSGVIPAGESVSLNDALVTARCNEGCFLQVKPGDVGYMGTDYSGIFVVGNFAVSAGQRIQIPAATIALAGGETRLVDATPVITSAVSEALPAPVVVTAAEIATGGTRSYTLEGVVVQVNQVTVASLDPAGNEFLVDAGLRVDDLFYLASPFPWEGQTYVSIAGALAMRDGLAKVEPRAAADLVTSAGSPPNATLKSYQQWAADAFLTDENALAWAEPRHDGVANLLKYAFNLDGTIPDVRVVTPGSGSRGLPAIRRTGSGAGATMSVEYVRRRNSGLIYTPQHGATPGAYVPFSAAESVTVIDGTWERVVVAEPLGSTPPDRLFACVNVELPAGPDAGGFALTPNVVTILPDESTVLTVTLAAPAVADTTISLSTSNPALGTVSGSVVVPAGQSAGTFPFTGNGAAGEVMVTASLGAFSHQTLLTLATPPVANHLVINEVDYDNPGADATEFVEIYNPTASSISLANLMLVFINGANGNEYYRANLAAAGSIPANGYLVIAGGGVTVPAPAVRYTPPLWLSQDMIQNGAPDGLLLLDTSTQQAVDSLSYEGSVTAGRVTGVPGTFNLVEGSPLPASVADGNTPATGSLGRVPNGSDTDNAAVDWKIYATSSPGTAN, via the coding sequence ATGAATCTGGTTCGCTCTCGTGTGTCCCGCTCCGTGGCGGTGGGTTCGGTTTCCGTTTTGCTCTTCGGGTTTTCGGTGGCGATGGCGGTCACTCCGGCGACGATCTATCAGATCAAGTCGGGCGTGATTCCAGCGGGCGAGTCGGTATCGCTGAATGATGCGCTGGTGACGGCACGCTGCAATGAGGGGTGCTTCCTGCAGGTGAAGCCGGGCGATGTGGGGTACATGGGGACGGACTATTCGGGGATCTTCGTGGTGGGGAATTTCGCGGTGTCGGCGGGGCAGCGGATCCAGATCCCGGCGGCCACGATCGCATTGGCCGGCGGCGAGACGAGGCTGGTGGATGCGACGCCGGTGATCACCAGTGCGGTGAGCGAGGCGCTGCCTGCGCCGGTGGTGGTGACGGCGGCGGAGATCGCGACCGGGGGCACGCGGAGCTACACGCTGGAGGGCGTGGTGGTGCAGGTGAACCAGGTGACGGTGGCTTCGCTGGATCCTGCGGGAAATGAATTCCTGGTGGATGCGGGATTGCGGGTGGATGACTTGTTTTACCTGGCCAGTCCGTTTCCGTGGGAGGGGCAGACGTATGTGAGCATCGCGGGGGCGCTGGCGATGCGTGACGGGCTTGCGAAAGTGGAACCGCGCGCGGCTGCGGATCTCGTGACTTCCGCGGGATCGCCGCCGAATGCGACGCTGAAGAGCTACCAGCAGTGGGCGGCAGATGCCTTTCTAACAGATGAGAATGCGCTGGCCTGGGCAGAGCCCCGCCATGACGGGGTGGCGAACCTTTTGAAGTATGCCTTCAACCTGGATGGGACGATCCCGGATGTGCGGGTGGTGACGCCGGGCAGCGGGAGCCGGGGGCTGCCTGCGATCCGCCGGACGGGCAGTGGAGCGGGTGCGACGATGAGCGTGGAGTATGTGCGGCGGCGGAATTCCGGGCTGATCTACACGCCGCAGCATGGAGCGACGCCGGGTGCGTATGTTCCCTTCAGTGCTGCGGAATCGGTGACGGTGATCGATGGCACCTGGGAGAGGGTGGTGGTGGCGGAGCCTCTGGGGAGCACGCCGCCGGACCGGCTCTTCGCGTGTGTAAATGTGGAGCTGCCGGCGGGTCCGGATGCGGGGGGATTCGCGCTGACGCCGAACGTGGTGACGATTTTACCGGATGAGAGCACGGTGCTGACGGTCACGCTGGCGGCACCGGCGGTGGCGGACACGACGATCAGCCTGAGCACTTCCAATCCAGCGCTGGGGACAGTGTCTGGCAGCGTCGTGGTGCCGGCAGGGCAGTCTGCGGGGACGTTTCCCTTCACTGGCAATGGGGCCGCGGGTGAGGTGATGGTGACGGCGAGCCTGGGGGCATTTTCCCACCAGACGCTGCTGACGCTGGCGACTCCCCCAGTGGCCAATCACCTGGTGATCAATGAGGTGGACTACGACAATCCGGGGGCCGACGCGACGGAGTTCGTGGAGATTTACAATCCGACCGCGTCTTCCATCAGCCTGGCGAACCTGATGCTTGTATTCATCAACGGGGCGAACGGGAATGAATACTACCGGGCGAATCTGGCTGCGGCCGGGAGTATCCCGGCGAATGGCTATCTGGTGATCGCAGGCGGTGGCGTGACGGTGCCTGCTCCGGCGGTGCGCTACACGCCGCCGCTATGGCTGAGCCAGGACATGATCCAGAATGGAGCTCCGGACGGACTGCTGCTGCTGGATACTTCCACGCAGCAGGCGGTGGACTCGCTGTCCTATGAAGGCAGCGTCACGGCGGGGAGGGTGACGGGCGTGCCTGGCACGTTCAATCTGGTGGAGGGTTCGCCGCTGCCGGCGAGCGTGGCTGACGGCAATACCCCCGCGACGGGCAGCCTGGGCCGCGTGCCGAATGGGAGTGATACGGATAATGCTGCGGTGGATTGGAAGATTTACGCGACTTCGAGTCCGGGGACGGCGAATTGA
- a CDS encoding ELWxxDGT repeat protein: MTSLFKRPALTLPALLASLAFISLAAPTLAQAQEQEPEQTARLIRDINRGMDDLGPPISWVMPLQKSVVLAKFSVDHGLELWTSNGTPTGTRLLKDILPGPDSSFPDYPVAFGSSEGARIAFTSNTDTFATRLWVTDGTSQGTLPIFETSGSGFDHRTRAVKGTPTGVFFESGGTSYEDRYELHFTDGTPAGTWSLNPLEGETRTRFTSPSGYLTSGQWYYFIANKNEIWRSDGTPAGTTNVITITQGTPTHTAIAGGRLFVAITVESGAHELWCCPMDGGPLTLLAAEWDKYQDFWNIVPLGDRIIFHVAPVWSGPGLWTSNGTPEGTRRLPLQDQGSEPQLTGDLTPWNGAVYVATWRDDRSELWKTDGTLAGTSHVITFPPGYYYRSPSQWEPHHAHHDGTHLYLQVQSPDVGWEVWRTRGDTASTVPVPKLPRFNPEERYSGPAPILAVGKNGLFVITQQGSDDEALWRTRGKSGAVRLTRPEKVVGSNFVRSPFGSQPYEMLDGSLLAFVNTGRHYELWRMNPDGTRARSLWKPEAPLAPYNNSEFGFRAIIGDTAVFTFSGADRSQVWATDGTRQGTRLLAEALVGSGNNYPADFVKAGGIWYFTFSSETYGEPAALWKTDGTPAGTSRIVTADGNFATPDTGELVEFHGQLHFLSTGEDNATSIWRSDGTAAGTVPVTDPSGLQNAKDLSAVGDRLLFFADWSNNHYFWQSDGTAQGTVQVLPLQYFASYSTQPPLDLGGVAIFQGTRDYQETQWWRHDAITGTRPVRDPHTGPRVAQWDSGWQNHAIVGNRLFYSATAGDGDNYEYQLWLTDGTSDGTRLVKSFGTSGYLPENLLAVGNLLYFTVYQPAYGRELWRSDGTETGTVLVADIDPGPADSSPFGLKAMDGKLYFGARREDIGYELFVIDLPQP; encoded by the coding sequence ATGACATCCCTCTTCAAACGCCCCGCCCTCACCCTCCCCGCGCTTCTCGCCTCGCTCGCCTTCATCTCTCTCGCCGCACCCACACTCGCGCAAGCCCAAGAGCAGGAGCCCGAACAAACCGCCCGCCTCATCCGCGACATCAACCGCGGCATGGACGATCTCGGCCCGCCCATCTCCTGGGTCATGCCCCTCCAGAAAAGCGTCGTCCTCGCGAAATTCTCCGTCGACCACGGCCTCGAGCTCTGGACCAGCAATGGCACACCCACCGGCACCAGGCTCCTCAAGGACATCCTCCCCGGCCCCGACAGCTCCTTTCCCGACTACCCCGTCGCCTTCGGTTCAAGCGAAGGCGCAAGGATCGCCTTCACCTCCAATACCGACACCTTCGCCACCCGGCTCTGGGTCACCGATGGCACCAGCCAAGGCACCCTCCCCATCTTCGAAACCTCCGGCTCGGGATTTGACCACCGCACGCGCGCCGTCAAAGGCACCCCCACCGGCGTCTTCTTCGAAAGCGGCGGTACCAGCTATGAAGATCGCTACGAGCTTCACTTCACCGATGGCACCCCCGCCGGCACCTGGTCGCTCAACCCCCTCGAAGGAGAAACCCGCACCCGCTTCACCTCACCCTCCGGCTATCTAACAAGCGGCCAGTGGTACTACTTCATCGCGAACAAGAACGAGATCTGGCGCAGCGATGGCACCCCCGCCGGCACTACCAACGTCATCACCATCACCCAGGGCACACCCACTCACACCGCCATCGCTGGCGGCCGCCTCTTCGTCGCGATCACCGTCGAATCCGGCGCCCACGAGCTCTGGTGCTGCCCCATGGATGGCGGCCCGCTCACACTCCTCGCCGCGGAGTGGGACAAGTATCAGGACTTCTGGAACATCGTCCCCTTGGGAGACCGCATCATCTTCCACGTCGCGCCCGTCTGGAGCGGCCCCGGCCTATGGACCAGCAATGGCACCCCGGAGGGCACCCGCCGCCTCCCGCTCCAGGATCAGGGCAGCGAGCCACAGCTGACCGGCGATCTCACCCCATGGAATGGCGCCGTCTATGTCGCCACATGGCGCGATGATAGAAGCGAGCTCTGGAAAACCGATGGCACCCTCGCCGGCACCAGCCACGTCATCACCTTCCCGCCCGGCTACTACTATAGAAGCCCGTCCCAGTGGGAGCCCCATCATGCCCACCACGATGGCACCCACCTCTACCTCCAGGTCCAGAGCCCCGATGTCGGCTGGGAAGTATGGCGCACCCGCGGCGACACCGCCAGCACCGTCCCCGTGCCAAAGCTGCCCCGGTTCAATCCGGAAGAGCGCTACAGCGGCCCCGCTCCCATCCTCGCCGTCGGCAAGAACGGCCTCTTCGTCATCACCCAACAGGGCTCGGACGATGAAGCACTCTGGCGCACCCGCGGCAAGTCCGGCGCCGTCCGCCTCACCCGCCCGGAAAAAGTGGTCGGCTCGAATTTTGTTAGATCGCCCTTCGGCTCACAGCCCTACGAGATGTTAGACGGCAGCCTGCTCGCCTTCGTCAATACCGGCCGCCACTACGAGCTCTGGCGCATGAATCCCGATGGCACCCGCGCCCGCTCTCTCTGGAAACCGGAGGCACCGCTCGCACCGTACAACAATAGCGAGTTCGGCTTCCGCGCCATTATCGGGGATACCGCCGTCTTCACCTTCTCCGGCGCGGACCGCAGCCAGGTCTGGGCCACCGATGGCACCAGGCAAGGCACCCGCCTCCTCGCCGAGGCCCTCGTCGGCTCAGGCAACAACTACCCCGCCGACTTCGTCAAAGCCGGCGGCATCTGGTACTTCACCTTCAGCAGTGAAACCTACGGCGAACCCGCCGCCCTCTGGAAAACCGACGGCACCCCCGCAGGCACCTCCCGCATCGTCACCGCCGATGGCAACTTCGCCACTCCGGACACCGGCGAGCTCGTCGAGTTCCACGGCCAGCTCCACTTCCTCTCCACCGGCGAGGACAATGCCACCTCCATCTGGCGCAGCGATGGCACCGCCGCGGGCACCGTCCCCGTCACCGATCCCTCAGGGCTGCAGAATGCCAAGGACCTCTCCGCCGTCGGGGATCGCCTGCTCTTCTTCGCCGATTGGAGCAACAACCACTATTTCTGGCAAAGCGACGGCACCGCTCAGGGCACCGTCCAAGTACTACCCCTCCAGTACTTCGCCTCCTACAGCACCCAGCCACCGCTCGACCTCGGCGGCGTCGCCATCTTCCAAGGCACCCGCGATTACCAGGAAACCCAGTGGTGGCGCCACGATGCCATCACCGGCACCCGCCCCGTCCGCGACCCCCACACCGGCCCCAGGGTTGCCCAGTGGGACAGTGGTTGGCAGAACCACGCCATCGTCGGCAACCGCCTCTTCTACTCCGCCACCGCCGGGGACGGCGATAACTACGAATACCAGCTCTGGCTCACCGACGGCACCTCAGACGGCACCCGCCTCGTCAAAAGCTTCGGCACCTCCGGATACCTCCCGGAAAACCTGCTCGCCGTCGGAAACCTCCTCTACTTCACCGTCTACCAGCCCGCCTACGGCCGCGAACTCTGGCGCAGCGACGGCACCGAAACCGGCACCGTCCTCGTCGCCGACATCGACCCCGGCCCCGCCGACTCCTCCCCCTTCGGCCTCAAGGCCATGGACGGCAAACTCTACTTCGGCGCCCGCCGCGAAGACATCGGCTACGAGCTCTTCGTCATCGACCTGCCCCAGCCCTAA
- a CDS encoding ELWxxDGT repeat protein codes for MIRSTRARHTLAALALITSSAHAQEQTAHLVKDANRSSGDFTAAISWCLPLGQRVVFTQDTLDAGPEPWISDGTPAGTHLLKDIVIGTSGSFPEQPVSFGTGASTRIAFLTNSTSTGDKLWITDGTTAGTTQVRESTVVGWAGETHLRAGTTNGVFIEEHTYTGSPDSFELFFSDGTLAGTRSLNPIVSGVRTKFAKPKGYITSGSWCYFIANDNEVWRSDGTTAGTTKITTFTGTPPGRLAVAGANLYAFLEVQPNVLTELWTCPAAGGTPVKLGPPDGTTWRYFMQRIPLGDKLVFAMLSETGPRLWATDGTAAGTHQIPVTMPGANGPVALDIYATLTEWQGAIYFTTHTGQSGIGGAVWRTDGTAAGTVAFKTFKSNAFGEDMWTSANDLYFQVNEAGDYHLWRTRGDAASTRELKGLPTYGFSENGPLGPTIAPTPSTVFLLSNQGTPREALCRAKNDKGGTLLLTRPESSNASSIPAHHPDALTYEDLNGVLLDFVDLGDGLELWRMNPDGSKSKSIWKRPLKNYAESPQVGFRGIAVNTAGTGALFTVDGGTREASELWITDGTKPGTKLLHDHSTGEGKGIPLDFAKAGDLTLYSVIDAGVTTVGTLWMTDGTRTGTVKVVTTGGSSPYPDPQEMVSLNGIVYFLSTPADGKTGLWRTDGTAVGTVLLKNDWYVGSNDGAQGLSVVDHKLLFNARIGPTQFLWESNGTAIGTVPVSPTVGLGGSSDTDLVAPALDLNGLAIFEANYPSNLWRRDDSSIIPVKPIVAGRSVFPWAPYSQRRVVSGTQLFYCGIQDNDAELWATDGTAANTRRVKDICAGNDTLRAADNLLSSYPDNFTAYGYDVYFTAYDEEHGTELWRSDGTANGTLLMADIAPGSTSSHPAGLKVIGTKLYFTATRRDVGRELFSIDLPQH; via the coding sequence ATGATCCGCTCCACACGCGCCAGACACACCCTCGCGGCCCTCGCTCTCATCACCTCCAGCGCCCACGCCCAGGAACAAACCGCGCACCTCGTCAAGGACGCCAACCGCTCCTCCGGTGACTTCACCGCCGCCATCTCCTGGTGCCTGCCACTCGGCCAGCGCGTCGTCTTCACGCAGGACACCCTCGATGCCGGCCCCGAGCCATGGATCAGCGATGGCACACCCGCCGGCACCCACCTCCTGAAAGACATCGTCATCGGCACCAGCGGATCCTTTCCCGAGCAGCCCGTCTCCTTCGGCACCGGCGCCAGCACCAGGATCGCCTTTCTAACAAACAGCACCTCCACCGGCGACAAGCTCTGGATCACCGATGGCACCACCGCCGGCACCACTCAGGTCCGCGAAAGCACCGTCGTCGGCTGGGCCGGCGAGACCCATCTCCGCGCCGGCACCACCAATGGCGTCTTCATTGAAGAGCACACCTACACCGGCTCGCCCGATAGCTTCGAGCTCTTCTTCAGCGATGGCACGCTGGCCGGCACCCGCTCGCTCAATCCCATCGTCAGCGGCGTTCGCACCAAGTTCGCCAAGCCCAAGGGCTACATCACCAGCGGCTCATGGTGCTACTTCATCGCAAATGACAATGAAGTCTGGCGCAGCGATGGCACCACCGCCGGCACCACGAAAATCACCACCTTCACCGGCACCCCACCGGGGCGGCTCGCCGTCGCCGGCGCGAATCTGTACGCCTTCCTCGAGGTCCAGCCAAACGTCCTCACCGAGCTCTGGACCTGCCCCGCCGCAGGCGGCACCCCGGTCAAGCTCGGCCCACCCGATGGCACCACCTGGCGCTACTTCATGCAGCGCATCCCGCTCGGTGATAAACTGGTCTTCGCCATGCTCAGCGAGACCGGCCCGCGTCTCTGGGCCACCGATGGCACCGCCGCCGGCACCCACCAGATCCCCGTCACCATGCCCGGGGCAAATGGACCCGTGGCCTTGGACATCTACGCCACCCTCACCGAATGGCAGGGCGCCATCTATTTCACCACCCACACCGGCCAGTCCGGCATCGGCGGCGCCGTCTGGCGCACCGATGGCACCGCTGCCGGCACCGTCGCGTTCAAGACCTTCAAGTCGAATGCATTCGGCGAAGACATGTGGACCTCCGCGAATGACCTCTACTTCCAGGTCAATGAAGCCGGCGACTATCACCTCTGGCGCACCCGCGGCGATGCCGCCAGCACCCGCGAGCTGAAGGGCCTTCCCACCTACGGTTTCTCTGAGAATGGCCCCCTCGGCCCCACCATCGCGCCCACGCCTTCCACGGTCTTCCTCCTCTCAAATCAGGGCACACCCCGGGAAGCCCTCTGCCGCGCGAAGAATGACAAGGGCGGCACCCTCCTCCTCACCCGCCCCGAGTCATCGAATGCCTCCAGCATCCCCGCCCACCATCCGGATGCACTGACGTATGAGGATCTGAACGGCGTCCTGTTAGATTTTGTCGACCTCGGCGATGGCCTCGAGCTCTGGCGCATGAATCCGGATGGCAGCAAGTCGAAGTCGATCTGGAAGCGCCCGCTCAAGAACTACGCCGAATCCCCTCAGGTCGGCTTCCGCGGCATCGCCGTCAACACCGCCGGCACCGGCGCCCTCTTCACCGTCGATGGCGGCACCCGCGAAGCCAGCGAGCTCTGGATCACCGATGGCACCAAGCCCGGCACCAAGCTCCTCCACGATCATTCCACCGGCGAAGGCAAGGGCATCCCCCTCGACTTCGCGAAAGCCGGCGATCTCACCCTCTACTCCGTCATCGATGCCGGCGTCACCACCGTCGGCACCTTGTGGATGACCGATGGCACCAGGACCGGCACCGTCAAGGTCGTCACCACCGGTGGCAGCTCGCCCTACCCGGATCCCCAGGAAATGGTCAGCCTCAACGGCATCGTCTACTTCCTCAGCACCCCCGCCGATGGCAAGACCGGCCTCTGGCGCACCGATGGCACCGCCGTCGGCACCGTGCTCCTGAAGAATGACTGGTACGTCGGCTCCAACGATGGCGCGCAAGGCCTCTCCGTCGTGGATCACAAGCTCCTCTTCAATGCCCGCATCGGACCCACCCAGTTCCTTTGGGAAAGCAATGGCACCGCCATCGGCACCGTCCCCGTCAGCCCCACCGTCGGACTCGGCGGCAGCAGCGATACCGACCTCGTCGCCCCCGCCCTCGATCTCAATGGCCTCGCCATCTTTGAAGCCAACTACCCATCGAATCTCTGGCGTCGCGACGACTCCTCCATCATCCCGGTCAAGCCCATCGTCGCCGGCCGCAGCGTCTTCCCCTGGGCGCCCTACTCGCAACGCCGCGTCGTCTCCGGCACCCAGCTCTTCTACTGCGGCATCCAGGACAACGATGCCGAACTCTGGGCCACCGACGGCACCGCCGCCAATACCCGCCGCGTGAAGGACATCTGCGCCGGCAATGATACCCTGCGCGCCGCCGATAACCTCCTCAGCTCCTATCCCGACAACTTCACCGCCTACGGCTACGATGTCTACTTCACCGCCTACGATGAAGAACACGGCACCGAACTCTGGCGCAGCGATGGCACCGCAAACGGCACCCTCCTCATGGCAGACATCGCCCCCGGCTCCACCAGCTCCCATCCCGCCGGCCTCAAGGTCATCGGCACCAAGCTCTACTTCACCGCCACCCGCCGCGACGTCGGCCGCGAGCTCTTCTCCATCGACCTCCCCCAACACTAA
- a CDS encoding WYL domain-containing protein, whose protein sequence is MPIPIALSDIRAAIRQSRRVVFTYEKKEVMADFYLLGQARKTGAYVILAWCLEPVKEWRLLRYSLVKDLEAVGQMDEIRPDFDSCYPGIATVDTQAFHVARRHS, encoded by the coding sequence ATGCCCATTCCGATAGCTCTCAGCGATATTCGCGCCGCGATCCGCCAATCCCGCCGTGTGGTCTTCACTTACGAAAAGAAGGAGGTGATGGCTGACTTCTACCTGCTAGGCCAAGCGCGGAAGACGGGGGCTTATGTGATTCTCGCGTGGTGCCTGGAGCCGGTGAAGGAGTGGCGGCTGTTGCGGTATTCGCTGGTGAAGGACTTGGAGGCTGTGGGTCAGATGGACGAGATCCGGCCGGACTTCGATTCCTGCTATCCCGGGATCGCGACGGTGGACACGCAGGCATTCCACGTGGCGCGGCGGCACAGTTGA
- a CDS encoding DUF5060 domain-containing protein — protein sequence MPGINTALRSMMVLALVAGAWSERLVAEPPAMAGELKQWHKVTLNFTGPETSEAAVPNPFTDYRLDVTFRHVASGRSYVVPGYYAADGDAGNTSATAGHVWRVHFAPDATGEWTYTVSFRTGVNVMADASAAAGTSAGYFDAQSGGFLIQPTDKTGRDMRAKGRLEYVGKHHLRYAGTGRYFMKAGVDSPENLLSYADFDGSFKTDGHDDFRVKTWAPHVADWQTGDPEWQDHKGHGLIGAINYLASEGINSFSFLTMNIDGDDKNVFPYPDYAERLRIDVSRMDQWGMVFDHGTKMGMHLHFKTQETENELMLDGGDLGVQRKLYYRELIARFGHNLALNWNLGEEINNATLAQKVAWAQYFYDTDPYHHPIVIHNGASHFDMMGNASKLTGFSLQLNNSDFSDTFAQSKRYITRSADFGRPWVVAADEPGDSRLSVRPDNDAGTSHRDARKNALWGNIMAGGAGCEFYFGYDKPEGDLTLQNFRSRDAFWDYCRYTVNFFAGNNFPFEEMKNQNALVSGNGDNANRCLGKIGSCYLVQLHDGGSATLDLTGVTGNFTTKWFNPRTGVPLIDGVLLQGGGIVPLGTPPDTPTEDWVVLVQSTDGSGGATNAAPVVDAGPDKAAYIGDAAPVAVTLNGSVTDDGLPDEFSLVRAWSVVSGPAAVSFSNVNATVTSATFTQAGTYVLSLEASDGDLSGRDWVQVTVLPIDEGSDVPVFLGLAISTSVNRPAIIPHAEILATGYDPDGDPIVLTVEDGGTAAGGEVTAEAGHLLYTPAIDYSGPDSFLMTILNDHGVSASAYLDINVVPSDGIGGVQPTVERAVDGAVRIRFAGIPGYAYAIQRSVDLVTWTTVADLREENGVLDFTDIEPPEGRAFYRVAVP from the coding sequence ATGCCGGGGATCAACACAGCCTTGAGGTCGATGATGGTGCTCGCGCTGGTGGCCGGGGCATGGAGCGAGCGGCTGGTGGCGGAGCCGCCGGCGATGGCGGGGGAGCTGAAGCAGTGGCACAAGGTGACGCTGAATTTCACGGGGCCGGAAACGAGTGAGGCGGCGGTGCCGAATCCCTTCACGGACTACCGGCTGGATGTGACCTTCCGGCATGTGGCGTCGGGGCGATCCTACGTGGTGCCGGGCTACTATGCGGCGGATGGGGATGCGGGGAATACGTCCGCGACGGCGGGGCATGTGTGGCGTGTCCATTTCGCGCCGGATGCGACGGGCGAGTGGACTTACACGGTGTCATTCCGCACGGGGGTGAATGTGATGGCGGATGCGAGTGCTGCGGCGGGGACGAGCGCGGGATACTTCGATGCGCAGTCGGGGGGATTCCTGATCCAGCCGACGGACAAGACGGGGCGCGACATGCGGGCGAAGGGACGGCTGGAGTATGTGGGGAAGCATCACCTGCGCTATGCTGGCACCGGCAGGTACTTCATGAAGGCGGGCGTGGATTCGCCGGAGAACCTGCTTTCGTATGCGGACTTCGATGGGAGCTTCAAGACGGATGGGCACGATGACTTCCGGGTGAAGACGTGGGCGCCGCATGTGGCTGATTGGCAGACGGGCGATCCGGAGTGGCAGGATCACAAGGGCCACGGGCTGATCGGTGCGATCAACTATCTGGCATCGGAGGGGATCAATTCGTTTTCATTCCTGACGATGAACATCGATGGGGATGACAAGAATGTCTTCCCGTATCCGGACTATGCGGAGCGGCTGCGGATCGATGTGTCGCGGATGGACCAGTGGGGCATGGTCTTCGACCATGGGACGAAGATGGGGATGCACCTGCACTTCAAGACGCAGGAGACGGAGAACGAGCTGATGTTAGACGGTGGCGACCTGGGCGTGCAGCGGAAGCTTTACTACCGGGAGCTGATCGCGCGCTTCGGCCACAATCTGGCGCTGAACTGGAACCTGGGAGAGGAGATCAACAATGCGACGCTGGCGCAGAAGGTGGCGTGGGCGCAGTACTTCTACGATACGGATCCGTATCACCACCCGATCGTGATTCACAATGGGGCGAGCCATTTCGACATGATGGGGAATGCCTCGAAGCTGACGGGCTTCTCGCTGCAGCTGAACAATTCCGACTTCTCGGATACCTTCGCGCAATCGAAGCGCTACATCACGCGCTCGGCGGACTTTGGCAGGCCGTGGGTGGTGGCGGCGGACGAGCCGGGGGACTCGCGGCTCTCGGTGAGGCCGGACAATGATGCGGGCACGAGCCATCGCGATGCGCGGAAGAATGCGCTGTGGGGAAACATCATGGCGGGTGGCGCGGGCTGTGAATTCTACTTCGGCTATGACAAGCCGGAGGGTGATCTGACGCTGCAGAATTTCCGCAGCCGTGATGCCTTCTGGGACTACTGCCGCTACACGGTGAATTTCTTCGCGGGGAACAATTTCCCGTTTGAGGAGATGAAGAACCAGAACGCGCTGGTGAGCGGGAATGGGGACAATGCGAACCGCTGCCTGGGGAAGATCGGCAGCTGCTATCTGGTGCAGCTGCATGACGGTGGATCGGCGACGCTGGATCTAACAGGTGTGACGGGGAACTTCACCACGAAGTGGTTCAATCCTCGGACGGGTGTGCCCTTGATCGATGGGGTGCTGCTTCAGGGCGGTGGCATTGTTCCGCTCGGGACGCCTCCGGATACGCCGACGGAAGATTGGGTGGTGCTGGTGCAGTCGACGGATGGCAGCGGCGGGGCGACGAATGCGGCGCCGGTGGTGGATGCGGGGCCGGACAAGGCGGCGTACATCGGTGATGCTGCGCCGGTGGCGGTGACGCTGAATGGCAGCGTGACGGATGATGGTCTGCCGGATGAGTTCTCGCTGGTGAGGGCGTGGTCGGTGGTGTCGGGGCCGGCGGCGGTTTCGTTTTCGAATGTGAATGCGACGGTGACGTCGGCGACCTTCACTCAGGCGGGGACTTATGTGCTGAGCCTGGAGGCGTCGGATGGGGATTTATCGGGGAGGGACTGGGTGCAGGTGACGGTGCTGCCGATCGATGAAGGGAGTGATGTGCCGGTATTCCTGGGGCTGGCGATCAGCACCTCGGTGAACCGGCCGGCGATCATTCCGCATGCGGAGATTTTGGCGACGGGTTATGATCCGGATGGGGATCCGATCGTGCTGACGGTGGAGGACGGTGGCACGGCGGCGGGCGGTGAGGTCACTGCGGAGGCAGGGCACCTGCTGTATACGCCGGCGATCGACTACAGCGGGCCGGATTCATTCCTGATGACGATCCTGAATGACCACGGGGTCTCGGCGTCGGCGTATCTGGATATCAATGTGGTGCCGTCGGATGGGATCGGTGGCGTGCAGCCGACGGTGGAGAGGGCGGTGGATGGCGCGGTGAGAATCCGCTTCGCGGGGATCCCGGGCTATGCGTATGCTATCCAGCGCTCGGTGGATCTGGTGACGTGGACGACGGTGGCAGATCTGCGGGAGGAGAATGGGGTGCTGGATTTCACGGACATCGAGCCGCCGGAGGGGCGGGCGTTTTATCGGGTGGCGGTGCCTTGA